In the Pseudomonadota bacterium genome, one interval contains:
- a CDS encoding amino acid permease, protein MVRCRFKYWSCCWGKYSYSSRFDSYDCWTRLYAIWLGIAIVTFPIVFTLGSFGRIIPNAGGVLSYITRAFGTRFTRAVSFALLGSVPIGTPIVALIGANYLGGFFSLSPLIITLIAFLMIFISLLLNAVGLKIAARAQISVVCMVITFILFSMFSGLPFINKEEFTPFLPMGWGAVGYAMVPIFFSFCGWEMITSLAEEYKNPERNFFPSLLTAAIIITILYVGVSFVTVASGVYHSSKAMMDPFSILIGQAFGKESAFVVTILAVLMAFMTTHINITGFSRLIYAQARSGNLPSCLSSLHEKYKTPIGALWSLGGLFVMTLLTQFIFQFDLIELIKLPSTVFVFSYVVIMAAGVKLFKKQKWVWVSSFISLIMCLFILLLSTYVMIFPLILFFIGWVLGKSRHTKNNPSLNDLM, encoded by the coding sequence TTGGTAAGGTGTCGCTTTAAGTATTGGAGCTGTTGTTGGGGTAAGTATTCTTATTCTTCCCGCTTTGACAGCTACGATTGCTGGACCAGGCTCTATGCTATCTGGCTAGGTATTGCGATAGTAACTTTTCCAATTGTTTTTACTCTCGGATCTTTTGGAAGGATTATACCCAATGCGGGAGGTGTTCTTTCATACATAACACGTGCTTTTGGTACGCGTTTTACGAGAGCAGTTAGTTTTGCTCTTTTGGGCTCTGTTCCGATTGGAACTCCTATTGTTGCGTTAATAGGAGCAAATTATTTGGGTGGATTCTTTTCCTTATCTCCTCTAATTATTACACTTATTGCTTTTTTAATGATTTTTATATCTCTTCTCTTGAATGCAGTTGGACTTAAAATTGCTGCCAGAGCTCAAATTTCTGTTGTGTGTATGGTTATTACGTTCATCCTTTTTTCTATGTTTTCGGGCCTGCCTTTTATTAATAAAGAAGAATTTACACCTTTTCTACCAATGGGATGGGGTGCAGTCGGTTACGCAATGGTTCCTATTTTCTTTTCTTTTTGTGGGTGGGAAATGATAACATCTCTTGCAGAAGAATATAAAAATCCTGAACGTAATTTTTTCCCCAGCCTCTTAACAGCAGCGATTATTATAACAATTCTCTATGTAGGAGTTTCTTTTGTGACAGTAGCCTCAGGGGTCTATCATTCTTCAAAAGCAATGATGGATCCTTTTAGTATTCTCATTGGTCAAGCTTTTGGAAAAGAGAGCGCCTTTGTAGTAACTATTCTCGCTGTTCTTATGGCATTTATGACCACCCATATAAATATTACCGGTTTTTCGCGTCTCATTTATGCACAAGCCCGCAGCGGCAATTTGCCATCATGTCTTTCATCTCTTCATGAGAAATATAAAACCCCTATTGGAGCTTTGTGGAGTTTAGGGGGCCTTTTTGTAATGACTCTTTTGACACAGTTTATTTTCCAATTTGATTTAATTGAATTGATTAAACTGCCAAGTACGGTCTTTGTCTTTTCATATGTCGTTATTATGGCGGCTGGGGTGAAGCTTTTTAAAAAGCAAAAATGGGTTTGGGTTTCTTCTTTTATTTCACTCATAATGTGTCTCTTTATTTTGCTTCTTTCGACTTATGTTATGATTTTTCCATTAATATTATTTTTTATTGGATGGGTCTTGGGGAAATCTAGACACACAAAAAATAATCCTTCTTTAAATGATTTGATGTGA